Proteins from one Algiphilus sp. genomic window:
- a CDS encoding SDR family NAD(P)-dependent oxidoreductase — protein MSADDAAPVCAVVGAGPGNGRAIATRFADGGYRVALLARDTTRLDGLAADIENAIAIGCDVTSADSIAAAHRHLRSDPGDPEVLIYNAGSGLFGSVDEVQPEAFEQAWRTNAAGLLAWTQAVLPAMRARGSGRIVIMGATAARRGGAAFTAFASAKHAQYGLAQSLARKLGPENIHVSYIVIDGVIDLERTRRMLPDKPDDFFLSADDIAEAVYHVAHQPRSARSFEIDLRPFGERW, from the coding sequence ATGAGCGCCGATGACGCCGCACCGGTATGCGCGGTGGTGGGGGCCGGCCCCGGCAACGGCCGCGCCATCGCCACCCGCTTCGCCGACGGCGGCTACCGGGTGGCCCTGCTGGCCCGCGACACCACCCGGCTCGACGGCCTCGCCGCCGACATCGAGAACGCGATCGCCATCGGCTGCGATGTCACCTCGGCGGACTCGATCGCGGCCGCCCACCGGCATCTGCGCAGCGATCCGGGGGATCCGGAGGTGCTGATCTACAACGCCGGCTCCGGTCTCTTCGGCTCGGTGGACGAGGTGCAGCCGGAGGCCTTCGAGCAAGCCTGGCGCACCAACGCGGCCGGTCTGCTGGCCTGGACCCAGGCCGTGCTCCCCGCGATGCGGGCTCGCGGCAGCGGCCGTATCGTGATCATGGGCGCCACCGCCGCCAGGCGCGGCGGTGCGGCCTTCACTGCCTTCGCCAGCGCCAAGCACGCGCAGTACGGGCTGGCGCAGTCCCTGGCGCGCAAGCTCGGCCCCGAGAACATCCACGTCAGCTACATCGTCATCGACGGCGTCATCGATCTGGAACGCACGCGCCGGATGCTCCCGGACAAGCCGGACGACTTCTTCCTGAGCGCCGACGATATCGCCGAGGCGGTCTATCACGTCGCGCACCAGCCGCGATCCGCGCGCAGCTTCGAGATCGACCTGCGCCCGTTCGGCGAGCGTTGGTGA
- a CDS encoding MBL fold metallo-hydrolase — MRKVIGVLAVIVLAVAALALSFRGAPLAVGEIPELTPPVAAPPEDMTIAVLPTGTMASVAAMAYRGGGFRDERVFGMDPVLIRHPKGDLLIDAGFGSDVDAHFETTPMLMQLTASYSAGTPVAEQLRAAGREPSSLHGILLTHAHWDHVSGLADLPGVPVWVSAAERDFVASDEPAAGLAHRLADDVTWRIYDFPDGPYLGFERSYDVHDDGSVVVVPAGGHTPGSVVVFVTLPDGARYAFIGDLVWQREALALPAERPWVSRRMVDVDDQRVRDLVVRLHRIKQALPGMIFVPAHDRRVTARLPPFAAGPE; from the coding sequence ATGCGCAAGGTGATCGGGGTGCTGGCGGTGATCGTGCTGGCGGTGGCGGCGCTGGCACTGAGCTTTCGCGGGGCGCCGCTGGCAGTGGGCGAGATTCCGGAGCTGACGCCGCCGGTGGCCGCGCCTCCGGAGGACATGACGATAGCGGTGCTGCCCACCGGCACCATGGCGTCGGTGGCCGCGATGGCCTACCGGGGCGGCGGCTTCCGCGACGAGCGCGTGTTCGGCATGGACCCGGTGCTGATCCGGCATCCGAAGGGCGACCTGCTCATCGACGCCGGATTCGGGAGCGACGTCGACGCGCATTTCGAGACCACGCCGATGCTCATGCAGCTCACCGCCAGCTACTCCGCCGGCACGCCGGTGGCCGAGCAGCTGCGTGCAGCCGGCCGCGAGCCGTCGTCGCTGCACGGCATCCTGCTGACGCATGCGCACTGGGATCACGTCAGCGGGCTGGCGGACCTGCCGGGCGTGCCGGTCTGGGTGAGCGCGGCGGAACGCGATTTCGTGGCCTCGGACGAGCCCGCCGCGGGACTCGCCCACCGCCTTGCCGACGATGTCACCTGGCGCATCTACGATTTCCCGGACGGTCCCTACCTGGGCTTCGAGCGCAGCTATGACGTCCACGACGACGGCTCGGTGGTGGTGGTGCCCGCCGGCGGACACACGCCGGGCAGCGTGGTGGTCTTCGTGACCCTGCCCGACGGCGCCCGCTACGCCTTCATCGGGGACCTGGTGTGGCAGCGCGAGGCGCTGGCGCTGCCCGCCGAGCGCCCGTGGGTGTCGCGGCGCATGGTCGACGTCGACGACCAGCGCGTGCGCGATCTCGTCGTGCGGCTGCACCGGATCAAGCAGGCGCTGCCCGGCATGATCTTCGTGCCCGCCCACGACCGTCGCGTCACGGCCCGGCTTCCTCCCTTCGCCGCCGGCCCGGAATAG
- a CDS encoding haloalkane dehalogenase has translation MTTTAVPRKYDRTIHGRRMTYVDEGDGDTVLFLHGNPTSSYLWRNIIPHLALQARCVAPDLIGMGDSDKLPHSGHESYRFVEHRHYLDELLRTLDLGERVTLVLHDWGSALGFDWARRHAERVRGIAYMEAIVQPLTWAQWPEGFRGIFQGLRSDKGEDLVLARNSFVERILPNAILRTLDEDEMNEYRRPFLEPGEDRRPTLTWPRELPIDGEPEDVVDIVDTYGKWLAHSPVPKLFVNADPGAILVGDAREFCRSWPNQEEITVAGSHFIQEDSPDAIGRAVADWHARLEGPAA, from the coding sequence ATGACGACCACCGCCGTGCCGCGCAAGTACGACCGGACCATCCACGGCCGCCGCATGACCTATGTCGACGAGGGCGACGGGGACACCGTGCTCTTTCTGCACGGCAACCCGACCTCGTCCTATCTCTGGCGCAACATCATTCCGCATCTCGCGCTGCAGGCGCGCTGCGTGGCGCCGGACCTGATCGGCATGGGCGACTCCGACAAGCTGCCGCACTCCGGCCACGAGTCGTACCGCTTCGTCGAGCACCGCCATTACCTGGACGAGCTGCTGCGCACGCTCGATCTCGGCGAACGGGTCACGCTGGTACTGCACGACTGGGGCTCGGCGCTGGGCTTCGACTGGGCGCGCCGTCATGCCGAGCGCGTGCGGGGCATCGCCTACATGGAGGCCATCGTGCAGCCGCTGACCTGGGCACAGTGGCCGGAGGGCTTCCGCGGCATCTTCCAGGGCCTGCGCTCGGACAAGGGCGAGGACCTGGTGCTGGCACGCAACAGCTTCGTCGAGCGCATCCTGCCCAACGCCATCCTGCGGACGCTCGACGAGGACGAGATGAACGAATACCGACGCCCCTTCCTCGAACCCGGCGAGGATCGTCGGCCGACACTGACCTGGCCGCGCGAGCTGCCCATCGACGGCGAGCCCGAGGATGTCGTCGACATCGTCGACACCTACGGGAAATGGCTGGCGCACAGCCCCGTTCCCAAGCTCTTCGTCAATGCCGACCCCGGCGCCATCCTGGTGGGCGATGCGCGCGAGTTCTGCCGCAGCTGGCCGAATCAGGAGGAGATCACGGTAGCGGGCAGCCACTTCATCCAGGAGGATTCGCCCGACGCCATCGGTCGCGCTGTCGCCGACTGGCATGCGCGCCTGGAGGGCCCCGCGGCATGA
- a CDS encoding EAL domain-containing protein, whose protein sequence is MRWVDRLLWWCACVLTPAIVIAFSLAVAVLDVDVGGHTGTPRPLPIRVLADPDARLTPAQAAGLMDRQESVLAHSTRLAETPFWLRVPVPMPDTRRLAIELPSRHAQTVTCWNAETLAEMGSADRIGTSGALRAAKSGFALTVPNEEAPEAVLCRTRYAGPANISAAAWSRDALLASERGYRYSAGLLEGALLSLAALTIVMALLARDGGYLLLAVWLIANMRVASISIGWDTHWMGTTLPPDWMAPLRQITIALHYLLTYTLFARLFGEHLPQIRAHWLLLLAKLLGLALLAAAVLAPFAEFLPVMWAIVGFGIVVMLHFLARILLAGHGRTAAPYGLALIIVLLASSSEVIAAAFDFRLLLEALNSVTAAIASSLLVILAFANRMRTEQQARRTAQTALRRTYGNTPAGLFTLDTEGRILRSNPALRRMLRMPESPGDDERWEDFLPPGAWNQVRIAADRGGHRDIELRGPDGPGGGQRWFLLRADRMGGLIDGSLQDISERVAATQRLRFLADHDSVSEAMNRRGIERALGEAIDGAGEHHGHVLAYLNLDRFRLVNELYGFETGDNLLKQVALRISATLPPGSVLGRLGSDEFLLLIRDTPLVAASRICRQILARIADTPFRIGNQSFDLRAAAGLIELTPGMRTAEAISTAQRACREAKRGPRLVAYDRNADILGERIEELRLIKTLDSVDAPSGLHLAMQPIMSLHDPEGSLNFEVLMRMRNDDGIDVPVGRALAAAEASGNMAKIDSWVLTRTLAWLAEHAARLSATRFVCVNLSGTSLNDEAFVDNVLRTLERYSEVAPLLCLEITEAVALHDLATTRRFMSRLKAHGVRMALDDFGAGFTSFSYLRELEAEVLKIDGSLIRDLSRHPRNLAIVSAIVNLAQNMGMRTIAEWAEDAETVAALAEAGVDYVQGWAIAPAQSPATILRVHSAAELASDPDVIALIERLGAAGREPPETGR, encoded by the coding sequence ATGAGGTGGGTCGACCGCCTCCTCTGGTGGTGCGCCTGTGTCCTGACGCCGGCCATCGTGATCGCTTTCTCGCTGGCGGTGGCCGTCCTCGACGTGGACGTCGGTGGCCACACCGGCACACCGCGGCCACTCCCGATCCGGGTACTGGCCGACCCGGACGCGCGGCTGACGCCGGCACAGGCAGCCGGGTTGATGGACCGGCAGGAATCCGTGCTCGCACACAGTACCCGCCTTGCCGAGACCCCGTTCTGGCTCCGTGTTCCGGTACCGATGCCGGACACGCGCAGGCTGGCCATCGAGCTGCCATCGCGGCACGCCCAGACGGTGACTTGCTGGAACGCCGAAACACTGGCCGAGATGGGATCGGCGGACCGCATCGGCACCAGCGGTGCCCTGCGCGCCGCCAAGAGCGGCTTTGCACTGACCGTGCCGAACGAGGAGGCGCCCGAGGCAGTACTCTGCCGCACACGCTACGCCGGGCCGGCCAACATTTCCGCCGCCGCGTGGTCGCGTGACGCGCTGCTTGCCTCCGAGCGCGGCTACCGCTACTCGGCGGGGCTGCTGGAGGGCGCGCTCCTCAGCCTGGCAGCGCTCACCATCGTCATGGCGCTGCTCGCCCGCGATGGTGGCTACCTGCTGCTCGCGGTGTGGCTGATCGCGAACATGCGCGTGGCAAGCATATCCATCGGCTGGGATACGCACTGGATGGGCACGACACTGCCGCCTGACTGGATGGCACCGCTGCGGCAGATCACCATCGCGCTGCACTACCTGCTGACCTATACCCTGTTCGCTCGTCTGTTCGGCGAGCACCTGCCGCAGATCCGTGCCCACTGGCTGCTGCTGCTTGCCAAGCTGCTCGGTCTGGCGCTGCTGGCGGCGGCAGTGCTCGCGCCCTTCGCCGAATTCCTGCCGGTGATGTGGGCCATAGTCGGCTTCGGCATCGTGGTGATGCTCCATTTCCTGGCCCGCATCCTCCTGGCCGGGCACGGGCGAACCGCGGCGCCCTACGGGCTGGCGCTGATCATCGTGCTGCTGGCGTCGTCGTCCGAGGTCATCGCCGCCGCCTTCGACTTCCGCCTGCTGCTGGAGGCGCTCAACAGCGTAACGGCCGCCATCGCCTCGAGCCTGCTCGTGATCCTCGCCTTCGCCAATCGCATGCGCACCGAGCAGCAGGCACGGCGGACGGCGCAGACCGCGCTGCGACGCACCTACGGAAACACCCCCGCCGGCCTGTTCACGCTCGACACGGAAGGTCGCATCCTCCGCAGCAATCCCGCTCTGCGCCGCATGCTGCGAATGCCCGAATCGCCCGGCGACGATGAGCGCTGGGAGGACTTCCTGCCGCCCGGTGCATGGAACCAGGTCCGCATTGCAGCCGACCGCGGCGGTCACCGGGACATCGAGCTGCGCGGTCCCGACGGCCCCGGCGGCGGGCAGCGCTGGTTCCTGCTGCGGGCGGATCGGATGGGCGGTCTGATCGACGGATCACTGCAGGACATCAGCGAACGGGTGGCTGCCACCCAGCGCCTGCGCTTCCTCGCCGATCACGATTCGGTATCGGAAGCGATGAACCGGCGCGGCATCGAGCGCGCGCTCGGCGAAGCCATCGATGGCGCCGGCGAGCACCACGGACACGTGCTGGCCTATCTCAATCTCGACCGCTTCCGTCTGGTCAACGAGCTCTACGGCTTCGAAACCGGTGACAACCTCCTCAAGCAGGTCGCGCTGCGCATCTCGGCGACGCTACCTCCCGGCAGCGTGCTGGGACGCCTGGGGAGCGACGAATTCCTGCTGCTGATCCGTGACACGCCGCTGGTCGCGGCTTCGCGCATCTGTCGCCAGATCCTCGCGCGCATCGCCGATACACCTTTCCGTATCGGCAACCAGTCATTCGACCTCCGTGCCGCCGCGGGTCTGATCGAACTGACGCCGGGCATGCGCACTGCCGAGGCCATCTCCACCGCGCAGCGCGCGTGCCGCGAAGCCAAGCGCGGGCCGCGTCTGGTGGCCTACGACCGCAATGCCGACATCCTGGGAGAGCGCATCGAGGAACTGCGGCTGATCAAGACGCTGGACAGCGTGGACGCGCCGAGCGGACTGCATCTCGCCATGCAGCCGATCATGTCGCTGCACGACCCCGAAGGCTCGCTGAACTTCGAGGTGCTCATGCGGATGCGCAACGACGACGGCATCGACGTGCCGGTCGGCCGGGCTCTGGCCGCCGCGGAAGCCAGCGGCAACATGGCCAAGATCGACAGCTGGGTGCTGACGCGAACGCTGGCGTGGCTCGCCGAGCACGCCGCCCGGCTGTCGGCAACGCGTTTCGTGTGCGTCAACCTGAGCGGCACCTCGCTCAACGATGAAGCCTTCGTGGACAACGTCCTGCGGACCCTGGAGCGCTACAGCGAGGTGGCACCCCTCCTATGCCTGGAGATCACCGAGGCGGTGGCGCTGCACGATCTCGCCACCACGCGCCGCTTCATGAGCCGGCTCAAGGCGCATGGCGTACGCATGGCGCTGGATGACTTCGGCGCCGGCTTCACCTCGTTCTCCTACCTGCGCGAGCTCGAGGCCGAAGTCCTCAAGATCGACGGCTCGCTGATCCGCGATCTGAGTCGGCATCCGCGCAATCTCGCCATCGTCTCGGCCATCGTCAACCTGGCGCAGAACATGGGCATGCGCACCATCGCGGAGTGGGCCGAGGACGCCGAGACCGTGGCGGCCCTGGCCGAGGCCGGCGTCGACTACGTGCAGGGCTGGGCGATCGCCCCCGCACAGTCGCCGGCAACGATCCTTCGGGTGCATTCGGCGGCGGAACTCGCATCCGACCCCGACGTGATCGCGCTGATCGAGCGGCTCGGCGCTGCCGGCCGCGAGCCGCCGGAAACGGGACGCTAG
- a CDS encoding secondary thiamine-phosphate synthase enzyme YjbQ: MRHHRQELWFDTEDRVAFINITPRVEEALAASAVREGLCLVNAMHISASVFINDDERGLHADFARWLEEQVPYGPIDRWRHNDTGEDNADSHIKRQIFGREVVVAVTGGALDFGPWEQIFYGEFDGRRRKRVLVKIIGE; this comes from the coding sequence ATGCGCCATCACCGACAGGAACTGTGGTTCGACACCGAGGACCGGGTCGCCTTCATCAACATCACGCCCCGGGTCGAGGAAGCGCTCGCCGCCAGCGCCGTGCGCGAAGGCCTGTGCCTGGTCAACGCCATGCACATCTCGGCCTCGGTGTTCATCAACGATGACGAGCGCGGCCTCCACGCCGACTTCGCCCGCTGGCTCGAGGAGCAGGTGCCCTACGGCCCGATCGACCGCTGGCGCCACAACGACACCGGCGAGGACAATGCCGACAGCCACATCAAGCGTCAGATCTTCGGACGCGAGGTGGTGGTGGCGGTCACCGGCGGCGCGCTCGACTTCGGCCCCTGGGAGCAGATCTTCTACGGCGAGTTCGACGGACGGCGCCGCAAGCGCGTGCTGGTGAAGATCATCGGCGAGTAG